In Uranotaenia lowii strain MFRU-FL chromosome 2, ASM2978415v1, whole genome shotgun sequence, one genomic interval encodes:
- the LOC129742583 gene encoding uncharacterized protein K02A2.6-like yields MGTDAAPVRFSIEHVPTAKFGDADVLSRLIKHHTKPDEDYVIASLVLEDHLRSVASDSLNALPLTFSDIQQAMQTDLVMKKVYRFLQDGWPDPKALSIPELKRFYDRRESLTIVDGCILFGERLAIPAPFRKRCLDQLHRGHPGTQLMKAIARSYVYWPNVDNEISSYVQACRHCALTAKSPPHSAPSLWPKSTKPWERVHIDYAGPIEGDYFLLVIDSFTKWPEIVRTSSTTSTATINILRDLFARFGMPTTLVSDNGPQFCSALFQTFCAENGIQHLTTAPFHPQSNGQAERFVDTFKRAIRKIREGRSSVPISEALCTFLLTYRSTPNPATPEGKLPSEAMFCRPIRTSLDLLRPPVHSENPPAELNRSFQSHDSVYAKVFSRNQWHWTPGTIVERIGNVMFNVRLENGKLVRSHLNQLRNRTPSGPMNSPKPSQLPLTILLDAWNLPEPPTRASTSAQSSPPSTAHGRSASLPTSTPNTVVREPRQSPDIPPMSPLPSTSSTTSPSSSSDTVEFQSAIEQTAVHLPRRSSRTRRPPIRFDPYQLY; encoded by the coding sequence ATGGGCACTGATGCTGCTCCTGTACGATTTTCCATCGAACATGTGCCGACAGCGAAGTTTGGGGACGCCGATGTACTTTCCCGGCTGATCAAACACCATACAAAGCCCGACGAGGATTATGTGATCGCTTCTTTGGTTCTCGAGGATCACCTGAGGTCAGTTGCTTCCGATTCTCTTAATGCACTTCCCCTTACTTTTAGCGACATTCAACAAGCCATGCAAACCGATCTGGTTATGAAGAAGGTCTACCGCTTTTTGCAAGACGGTTGGCCTGATCCAAAAGCTCTATCCATTCCTGAGCTCAAGCGCTTTTACGACCGAAGAGAATCCCTCACGATTGTCGACGGTTGCATACTTTTCGGGGAACGGTTGGCCATTCCAGCTCCATTCCGCAAGCGCTGTCTTGACCAGCTTCATCGTGGCCACCCCGGCACTCAGCTTATGAAAGCCATCGCTCGTTCATACGTTTATTGGCCGAATGTTGACAACGAAATCTCCAGCTACGTCCAGGCTTGCCGACACTGTGCACTGACAGCGAAATCTCCACCACACTCTGCACCTTCGCTGTGGCCCAAATCCACCAAGCCATGGGAACGAgtgcacattgattatgctggaCCAATCGAAGGAGATTACTTCCTGCTTGTGATCGATTCCTTCACCAAGTGGCCTGAGATCGTTCGAACAAGCAGCACCACAAGCACAGCTACAATCAACATTCTCCGAGATCTCTTCGCTCGTTTTGGAATGCCGACAACTTTGGTGAGCGACAACGGGCCCCAGTTTTGCAGCGCTTTGTTCCAAACCTTCTGCGCTGAAAACGGCATACAGCATCTCACCACGGCACCTTTCCACCCACAATCGAACGGCCAAGCTGAACGATTTGTGGACACCTTCAAACGGGCCATACGAAAAATTCGAGAGGGGAGAAGCTCGGTACCGATAAGCGAAGCGTTGTGTACCTTTTTGCTGACCTACAGAAGCACACCCAATCCAGCGACGCCTGAAGGGAAGTTGCCAAGCGAAGCTATGTTCTGCAGGCCAATCCGAACATCCTTGGATCTACTTCGCCCACCAGTTCACAGCGAAAATCCACCAGCAGAGCTCAACCGAAGCTTCCAGAGCCATGACTCGGTTTACGCGAAGGTGTTTTCAAGAAACCAATGGCACTGGACACCTGGAACGATTGTCGAACGAATCGGAAACGTCATGTTCAACGTGCGTCTGGAGAACGGTAAGCTTGTGCGATCCCACTTAAACCAGCTTCGTAATCGTACTCCAAGTGGGCCAATGAATTCTCCAAAACCATCGCAACTTCCGTTAACCATTCTGCTGGACGCCTGGAACTTGCCAGAACCTCCAACACGGGCCTCAACCTCTGCGCAATCCAGCCCACCATCAACAGCGCATGGTCGTTCAGCTTCGCTGCCAACTTCTACACCGAACACTGTTGTGCGAGAACCAAGGCAGTCACCAGATATCCCACCGATGTCACCATTGCCCTCAACGTCTTCTACTACCTCACCATCAAGCTCTTCTGATACAGTTGAGTTTCAATCAGCCATCGAGCAAACAGCTGTACACTTGCCTCGTCGATCTTCTCGGACTAGAAGACCGCCGATCCGGTTTGATCCGTACCAGCTGTATTAA
- the LOC129742584 gene encoding uncharacterized protein LOC129742584, with translation MVDAYAREDADSPKLPNNIDYRSLVGSLLYVSVNARPDIAAATSVLARKVAQPTEADWIAAKRVIRYLRGTIDWTLKFTGVDMKLRGYTDADWSGDQRTRKSTSGYVFTLGGTAIAWRSKQQSSVSLSSMESEYIALSEAAQEVLWLQRLLADLDAEQQGPTVMYEDNQSCIAFVRSERITKRSKHIETKQMFVKDLCEKGRIRLEYLCTEEMIADALTRT, from the coding sequence ATGGTGGACGCTTACGCACGAGAGGATGCTGATAGTCCGAAATTGCCGAATAACATCGACTATCGCAGTCTTGTAGGATCGTTGCTCTACGTGTCTGTTAACGCTAGACCGGACATAGCAGCTGCGACCTCCGTACTTGCCAGAAAAGTCGCACAACCAACTGAAGCCGATTGGATCGCCGCTAAGCGAGTTATTCGATACTTACGTGGTACTATTGATTGGACGTTGAAATTTACCGGCGTAGATATGAAATTACGAGGATATACGGACGCGGATTGGTCTGGGGATCAACGAACCCGGAAATCTACGTCAGGATACGTTTTCACCTTGGGTGGAACTGCCATAGCCTGGAGAAGCAAGCAACAAAGTTCAGTCTCTCTCTCATCAATGGAGTCTGAGTATATCGCTCTCAGCGAGGCAGCACAAGAAGTTTTGTGGCTACAACGATTGTTAGCAGATCTTGACGCAGAACAGCAAGGCCCAACTGTGATGTACGAAGACAATCAGTCGTGCATCGCTTTCGTACGTTCCGAGAGAATTACCAAGCGTTCGAAACATATTGAGACGAAGCAGATGTTCGTGAAGGATTTATGCGAGAAAGGTCGCATCCGCTTGGAATACCTGTGTACCGAAGAAATGATTGCTGATGCGCTGACAAGAACCTGA